Proteins encoded together in one Bacteroides ovatus window:
- a CDS encoding SusC/RagA family TonB-linked outer membrane protein gives MIHIKRNICLVAVSCTLLAGIPLQGVAQTGRTAKVQATQSNKITVSGTVLDKTTNDPLIGVSVVVKGVANAGTITDMDGKFTLKLPYAEAPLVFSYLGYQPQEIVPGAKKELTVLLQEDTKALQEVVVVGYTKQRKETMIGSVATITTKDLTQSPTANINNALAGRLPGLIVNQYAGGEPGVDQSELFIRGKATYGNQSAIVIVDGIERDMSYLAPDEIETFTILKDASATAAYGIRGANGVIVITTKRGKAAEKATVNLKASIGINQPIGFPEYLGSADYATLYNEARLNDAKMTGADISSLNLFSQQAIDNFRRAKGDNSDGLGYDWDYYDFAFKPGLQEDVSLSIRGGTDKVRYYVLANYFSQGGNYKYSNAGEYDSQTKFTRYNFRSNIDININRYLSTRLDLGARITDRNAPGTTAGRLMTICATQPPYLPILVEENAHPQNEEYIQQNPRGMLYGDNIYRYNLLGELSRTGYLNEKNTYLNGSFAMNLDMEFLTKGLKAEVMFSYDASEGRWINRKLDTYKDGYREYPKYATFMPIEGSDAYMAGGHYTGAYKTGNKYDIDQTIGNGFSHNASDGRTYIQARLDYNRLFSNRHEVTAMLLANRGNRTVNNELAYHSQGITGRFAYYYNQKYLMEFNFGYNGSENFAPGKRYGFFPAGSIGWVVSEEEFMKKASWIDFLKVRASYGLVGSDNVSSRFPYLAFYGGGSGYDFGNNFGTNVGGTSEGNLANANLTWEKARKLNVGIDFTTLNQRLALTIDAFYEYRFDIITDMNSDGIMGYPDIVGKDAALQNLGEVSNRGVDIELSWNDKIGKDFRYYIRPNLTFSRNRLEYKAEVARKNSWRKETGKRLYENFVYVFDHFVADQEEADRLNKIGYQPWGQLIPGDVVYKDLDRNGVIDDEDRTAMGNPRSPELMFGIPFGFQYKNFDFSVLLQGATKSSILLNGAAVFDFPQFEQDKIGRVKKMHLDRWTPETAATAKYPALHYGTHDNNKNGNSSLFLYDASYLRLKNVEIGYNVSPKLLRKFHVQQARIYVQGLNLLTFDKLGDVDIDPETKSGDGASWYPIQKVFNFGIDITF, from the coding sequence ATGATACATATAAAAAGAAATATTTGTCTGGTGGCTGTTTCTTGCACTCTTCTTGCAGGTATACCTTTGCAGGGTGTGGCGCAAACGGGAAGAACGGCAAAGGTGCAGGCCACACAAAGTAATAAAATAACAGTGTCGGGTACGGTATTGGACAAGACGACAAATGACCCGTTGATCGGTGTGTCTGTTGTCGTGAAAGGGGTGGCCAATGCAGGTACGATTACCGATATGGATGGTAAGTTTACATTGAAGCTGCCTTATGCGGAAGCTCCGTTGGTGTTTTCTTACCTGGGTTACCAGCCACAGGAAATTGTTCCCGGTGCAAAGAAGGAACTGACTGTCTTACTACAGGAAGATACGAAAGCCTTGCAGGAAGTGGTTGTGGTAGGTTATACCAAACAACGTAAAGAAACGATGATCGGTTCTGTTGCTACCATCACGACAAAAGATCTGACGCAAAGTCCTACTGCCAATATCAACAATGCGCTTGCCGGACGTCTGCCGGGGTTGATTGTAAACCAGTATGCGGGTGGTGAACCGGGTGTGGATCAAAGTGAATTGTTTATCCGTGGTAAGGCAACTTACGGTAACCAGAGTGCCATTGTCATTGTCGATGGAATCGAACGTGACATGAGTTACCTCGCACCGGATGAAATTGAAACATTCACTATCCTGAAAGATGCTTCCGCCACTGCCGCTTATGGTATCCGTGGTGCAAATGGTGTAATCGTTATTACTACCAAACGTGGTAAGGCAGCGGAAAAGGCAACCGTGAACCTGAAAGCCTCTATTGGTATTAACCAGCCGATCGGTTTCCCCGAATATTTAGGCTCTGCCGATTATGCAACTTTATATAATGAAGCCAGATTGAACGATGCCAAGATGACGGGCGCAGACATCAGCAGTTTGAACCTTTTCTCTCAACAGGCGATTGACAATTTCCGCCGTGCGAAAGGAGACAACTCCGATGGTTTGGGATATGACTGGGATTATTATGATTTTGCCTTCAAACCCGGTTTGCAGGAAGATGTCAGCCTCTCCATTCGTGGAGGTACGGACAAGGTACGTTATTATGTATTGGCCAATTACTTTTCACAAGGCGGTAACTACAAATATTCGAATGCCGGTGAATATGACTCGCAAACCAAGTTCACCCGTTACAACTTCCGTTCGAACATCGATATCAACATTAATCGTTATTTGAGTACCCGTTTGGATTTGGGGGCCCGTATTACCGACCGTAATGCACCGGGTACAACAGCCGGTCGCCTGATGACCATCTGTGCTACCCAGCCTCCATATCTGCCCATCCTGGTGGAAGAAAATGCGCATCCGCAGAATGAGGAATACATTCAGCAAAATCCTCGTGGAATGCTTTATGGTGACAATATCTACCGTTACAATCTTCTGGGTGAATTGAGCCGTACCGGTTATCTGAATGAAAAGAACACGTATCTGAATGGTAGTTTTGCCATGAATCTGGATATGGAATTTCTGACGAAAGGATTAAAAGCGGAAGTGATGTTCTCTTATGATGCTTCTGAAGGACGCTGGATTAATCGTAAACTGGATACTTACAAAGACGGTTATCGTGAATATCCGAAATATGCGACGTTTATGCCGATCGAAGGTTCGGATGCTTATATGGCAGGCGGACACTATACGGGTGCTTACAAAACGGGTAACAAATATGATATTGACCAGACTATTGGCAACGGATTCAGTCATAACGCTTCTGACGGACGTACTTATATACAGGCACGTTTGGATTACAACCGTTTGTTTAGCAACCGCCACGAAGTGACCGCCATGTTATTGGCAAACCGTGGTAACCGTACTGTTAACAATGAACTGGCTTATCATAGCCAGGGTATCACCGGACGCTTTGCTTATTATTATAATCAGAAGTATCTGATGGAATTTAACTTCGGTTACAATGGTTCCGAAAACTTCGCTCCGGGCAAACGTTACGGGTTCTTCCCAGCTGGTTCAATCGGTTGGGTAGTCTCTGAAGAGGAATTTATGAAAAAGGCTTCCTGGATTGACTTCCTGAAAGTAAGAGCCTCCTATGGTTTGGTAGGTAGTGACAACGTCAGCAGCCGTTTCCCATATCTGGCTTTCTACGGTGGTGGCAGCGGTTATGATTTCGGTAATAACTTTGGTACGAATGTAGGCGGTACTTCCGAAGGTAATCTGGCTAATGCGAATCTGACTTGGGAGAAAGCCCGTAAACTGAATGTCGGTATCGACTTTACTACCCTGAACCAACGTTTGGCATTGACGATAGATGCATTTTATGAATATCGTTTTGACATTATTACAGATATGAATAGTGACGGTATCATGGGATATCCGGATATTGTAGGTAAAGATGCAGCTTTACAGAATCTGGGTGAAGTAAGCAACCGCGGTGTGGATATCGAATTGAGCTGGAATGATAAGATTGGAAAGGATTTCCGTTACTATATTCGTCCGAACCTGACTTTCTCCCGCAACCGTTTGGAATATAAAGCGGAAGTTGCCCGCAAGAACTCCTGGCGTAAAGAAACCGGTAAACGTTTATACGAAAACTTCGTCTATGTGTTCGATCATTTTGTAGCCGATCAGGAAGAGGCTGACCGTTTGAACAAGATCGGTTATCAGCCGTGGGGACAATTAATTCCGGGAGATGTTGTTTATAAGGATTTGGATCGTAACGGAGTGATTGATGATGAAGACCGTACAGCAATGGGAAATCCGCGTAGTCCGGAACTGATGTTCGGTATTCCTTTCGGTTTCCAGTATAAGAACTTTGATTTTAGTGTATTATTGCAAGGTGCGACAAAATCATCTATTCTGTTGAATGGGGCTGCTGTATTTGACTTCCCGCAATTTGAACAAGATAAGATCGGACGTGTGAAGAAAATGCATCTGGACCGTTGGACACCGGAAACGGCTGCTACTGCCAAATATCCGGCATTGCATTATGGAACACATGATAACAACAAGAATGGAAACAGTAGTTTGTTTTTGTATGATGCTTCCTACCTGCGTCTTAAGAATGTGGAAATTGGTTACAATGTATCACCCAAATTATTACGTAAATTCCATGTGCAACAGGCACGTATCTATGTACAAGGTCTGAATCTGTTGACTTTTGATAAACTGGGTGATGTGGATATAGATCCGGAAACGAAATCCGGAGACGGAGCTTCCTGGTATCCTATTCAAAAGGTATTCAATTTTGGTATTGATATAACATTCTAA
- a CDS encoding SusE domain-containing protein: MRNNMITKKLIKFALLFFLIGLTACDNKLNPGFDPDDYEPIVPPEPVRTMDAMASGERVVLSGASLTDIVLKWTPTEKHGNTVYRYEVLIDTIGGDFTKPVETIFSDNNGLESQLTLTHYQANTIGKLAKFRCNTNGTLRWKVRAYCGLDQALSSLEGYFVIFMMDGIDDMPSENEPVYITGVGTEDDGDEAEAQQMLRQNEGIYQTFTQLKADQPFIFMSTVEGRKCYYYVDDNGVLRERNDGEDYTVTVPQSGIYRITINMGEQTISYDEIGAVYLYNHSGGYRQDFNYLGYGKWGVKNYTARKQTESWAGSGETRHSFKMEINGTTYRWGHKEKDKGQPNLTTDNSYYNLYQLALGTDPWDYSFRFCDELLQWGEKQGNVYYATVKTDVTLYFNAEFGTYTHRWVASETNED; encoded by the coding sequence ATGAGAAACAATATGATAACAAAAAAACTAATCAAATTTGCCCTGCTGTTTTTTCTTATCGGACTGACGGCTTGTGACAATAAACTGAATCCGGGATTTGATCCGGATGATTATGAACCGATTGTTCCGCCTGAACCTGTTAGAACAATGGATGCAATGGCTAGTGGCGAGCGAGTAGTACTTTCGGGTGCTTCGTTGACGGATATTGTTCTGAAATGGACGCCTACCGAGAAACACGGAAATACAGTATATCGTTATGAAGTATTGATTGATACGATCGGGGGAGACTTTACCAAACCGGTAGAAACGATCTTTTCTGACAATAACGGTTTGGAATCGCAGTTGACTTTAACCCATTATCAGGCAAACACAATAGGTAAACTGGCTAAATTCCGTTGCAATACCAACGGCACACTGCGTTGGAAGGTGCGTGCTTATTGCGGATTGGATCAGGCTCTTAGTAGTCTGGAAGGTTATTTCGTAATTTTTATGATGGACGGCATTGATGATATGCCTTCTGAAAACGAGCCGGTTTATATCACTGGCGTGGGCACGGAAGATGATGGTGATGAAGCGGAAGCACAACAAATGCTCCGTCAGAATGAAGGAATCTATCAGACTTTCACTCAATTGAAAGCCGACCAGCCATTTATATTTATGTCTACTGTAGAAGGTCGCAAATGCTATTATTATGTAGACGACAACGGAGTGTTGCGTGAGCGTAATGATGGTGAAGACTATACAGTTACGGTTCCTCAATCAGGCATCTACCGGATTACCATCAATATGGGTGAACAAACGATCAGTTACGATGAAATAGGAGCTGTATATCTTTATAACCATTCGGGTGGGTATAGACAGGATTTCAACTATCTGGGATATGGCAAATGGGGTGTGAAGAATTATACTGCCCGGAAACAAACGGAAAGTTGGGCAGGAAGCGGTGAAACCCGTCATAGCTTTAAGATGGAAATCAACGGAACAACCTACCGTTGGGGACATAAGGAGAAAGATAAAGGGCAACCGAATCTGACTACCGACAACAGCTATTATAATTTATATCAACTGGCATTGGGCACAGATCCATGGGATTACAGTTTCCGTTTCTGCGACGAATTACTGCAATGGGGCGAAAAGCAGGGAAATGTCTATTATGCTACGGTGAAAACCGATGTAACCCTCTATTTCAATGCTGAGTTTGGAACGTACACCCACCGTTGGGTAGCTTCGGAAACGAATGAAGATTAA
- a CDS encoding glycoside hydrolase family 76 protein — protein MKNYIVSLSKRALLLSGALAIFTACDDGDLGDIYKGNSSGEYVSDVNWTDAADKSTGTYIKYFYENASGRDTFCGSIYWEKPNTPETGEPASTGGSGGWSQGHALDIVIDAYIRHANNPEYQAHLYENIMKPFLPAFDDWNEHCGYGGKDFWNNFYDDMEWMALSCLRVYELTGDQDYYSALMKMWNHIKGAKNDYKGVGGMAWKTDAPASRMSCSNGPGCLLAMKLYQLTVKEAKDGWEEQAAYYLNFAKEVYNWMTAYLCDISTGQVYDNLSIKDDGTPGDPDKVALSYNQGTFMAAALELYNATGEDEYLRNAVAFGSYQVNKKMDSNYPVFSGEGNSGDNLLFRGIFVRYFLDMVKQPTNSLYPEKTKNKFIAALRSCSDVLWTLAHPEGYYVWEYDWAKAPTFGNRDNREDRLTISLNAEVPGATMIEIRARYEDWVQGKATEKANWVGPDFGKKAEE, from the coding sequence ATGAAGAACTATATAGTATCATTATCAAAAAGAGCTTTGTTGTTAAGTGGTGCACTGGCAATATTTACAGCTTGTGACGACGGCGATCTGGGAGACATCTACAAAGGTAATTCATCCGGTGAATATGTGTCGGATGTGAACTGGACAGATGCAGCCGACAAAAGTACGGGAACTTATATCAAATATTTCTATGAGAATGCCAGCGGACGGGATACCTTTTGCGGAAGCATTTACTGGGAAAAACCGAATACACCGGAAACCGGAGAACCGGCAAGCACGGGCGGTAGCGGCGGATGGTCGCAGGGACATGCATTGGACATCGTGATCGATGCTTATATCCGTCACGCAAACAATCCCGAATATCAAGCTCATTTGTATGAAAACATCATGAAACCTTTCCTGCCGGCTTTTGATGACTGGAATGAACATTGCGGTTATGGTGGCAAAGACTTCTGGAATAACTTCTATGATGATATGGAATGGATGGCACTGTCTTGTCTGCGGGTTTATGAATTGACTGGCGATCAGGATTACTACAGTGCGTTGATGAAGATGTGGAACCATATCAAGGGAGCGAAGAATGACTATAAAGGGGTAGGAGGAATGGCATGGAAAACGGATGCGCCGGCTTCACGTATGTCTTGTTCCAATGGTCCCGGTTGCCTTCTGGCTATGAAATTGTATCAACTTACCGTTAAGGAGGCTAAAGATGGCTGGGAAGAGCAGGCTGCTTATTACCTGAACTTCGCCAAAGAGGTATACAACTGGATGACGGCTTATCTGTGTGATATTTCCACCGGACAGGTATATGATAATCTTAGTATTAAAGATGACGGAACACCGGGAGATCCTGATAAAGTAGCCTTGTCTTATAATCAGGGAACATTTATGGCGGCTGCCCTGGAGCTGTACAACGCTACAGGTGAGGATGAATATCTTCGTAATGCGGTTGCTTTCGGCTCTTACCAAGTGAATAAGAAGATGGATTCCAACTATCCGGTATTCAGTGGTGAAGGAAATTCGGGAGATAATCTTTTATTCCGTGGAATATTTGTTCGTTACTTCCTGGATATGGTGAAACAGCCGACTAACAGCCTTTATCCGGAAAAGACCAAGAATAAGTTTATCGCTGCATTGCGCAGCTGTTCTGATGTGCTTTGGACGTTGGCTCATCCCGAAGGCTATTATGTGTGGGAGTACGACTGGGCAAAAGCACCGACCTTTGGTAATCGCGATAACAGGGAAGATCGCCTGACAATCTCCTTGAATGCGGAAGTCCCGGGAGCAACAATGATTGAAATCCGTGCCCGTTATGAAGACTGGGTGCAAGGTAAAGCAACGGAAAAGGCCAACTGGGTCGGACCGGATTTCGGTAAGAAAGCAGAGGAATAA
- a CDS encoding LamG-like jellyroll fold domain-containing protein, which produces MKRKLSFLFLSALTIPFFMVSCSDDKEEQEVKPATDLVVDNNSVTLLQGDEITVSITSGNGDYYVKPFDENVATATINGNKVTIKATENSQLEENNRTETTILIVDGRKKVARVLVRVAKLWDLTVDAPEEGFDLFIGEKRLVKILTGNGDYQISIPEGADKFLEVGELSGQVIPLTAKFETGADPVNITITDKNGKSDPRFRSQQTIYCDDSEGGRKTPGKWYHIAIVYDGTKSSTKEAYKMYINGVRETLTPADNSYEDCAPNSSLNLTDVGGNDKALLIGRSGDSYRVGYCKVYQARMWKRALDESEIKANMCKILNAEEHSDLMGYWVFSKGVGGTTVFENWGNGGSGLDAQVCLQNISENKPAWGAELPATYNGDKSRFEPIECPHSY; this is translated from the coding sequence ATGAAAAGGAAACTTAGTTTTTTATTTCTTTCAGCATTGACCATTCCATTTTTTATGGTATCGTGCAGTGATGATAAAGAAGAACAGGAAGTGAAACCGGCAACAGATCTGGTTGTCGATAATAATTCGGTGACACTACTACAAGGAGACGAAATTACGGTGAGTATCACCTCCGGTAATGGCGATTATTATGTGAAGCCATTTGATGAAAACGTGGCGACGGCTACAATCAATGGTAATAAGGTGACTATTAAAGCTACCGAAAATAGCCAGTTGGAAGAAAATAACCGTACGGAAACTACTATATTAATAGTAGATGGACGTAAGAAAGTGGCTAGAGTGCTGGTTCGGGTAGCAAAACTCTGGGATTTGACGGTAGATGCACCGGAAGAAGGTTTTGACCTTTTTATCGGTGAAAAGAGACTGGTGAAGATTTTGACCGGTAACGGAGATTATCAGATTTCCATACCGGAAGGTGCTGATAAGTTTTTGGAAGTGGGTGAACTATCCGGACAAGTTATTCCGTTGACTGCCAAGTTCGAGACTGGAGCCGATCCGGTAAATATTACGATAACAGATAAGAATGGTAAGAGTGATCCCCGTTTCCGTAGTCAGCAAACTATTTATTGCGATGATTCGGAAGGTGGACGTAAGACTCCGGGTAAATGGTATCATATAGCCATTGTATATGATGGAACGAAATCAAGTACTAAAGAGGCTTATAAAATGTATATAAACGGGGTGAGAGAAACGTTGACTCCTGCAGATAACTCTTATGAGGATTGTGCCCCTAATTCATCTCTCAATCTGACAGATGTAGGTGGAAATGATAAAGCACTGTTGATTGGACGTTCCGGAGATTCATATCGGGTAGGATATTGCAAAGTTTATCAGGCACGGATGTGGAAGAGAGCGTTGGACGAAAGTGAAATTAAAGCGAATATGTGCAAAATCCTTAATGCAGAAGAACACTCTGACTTGATGGGATATTGGGTATTCTCGAAAGGTGTCGGAGGTACTACAGTTTTTGAAAATTGGGGAAATGGCGGCAGCGGATTGGATGCGCAAGTTTGTTTGCAGAATATAAGCGAAAATAAACCTGCCTGGGGAGCGGAACTTCCTGCAACTTATAATGGAGATAAGAGCCGCTTTGAACCAATTGAATGTCCTCATTCATACTAA
- a CDS encoding response regulator, with translation MGKQSVFILFFFLNLLIHNAYAYNLKQVADKEYMSNSSITSLCQDERGLMWIGTCDGLNIYDGQEIEEFKTRDKEDYLSGNLIDNIVYTGEDIYWIQTYYGLNRLNRKTNTITHYNEFQKLFFMNKDSHGNLFIIQDSNCIYYYHKKEGVFKKINITGIPISDIVNFFIDGNNRMWVVMKGYNRCYDIQQEAASGDITLLPQKTNLIYQTSLIYCFNDEQSLYYIDKEFNFYAFHIPTQKNEFIANLGKEIQERGKISSIVHYHNSYFVGFLMDGILLLEKQKETNHYQIQSLPINSGVFCLKKDRFQDVVWIGTDGQGVYLYSNPLYSIKSMVLSNYTEKIERPVRAIYLDDERTFWVGTKGNGILKIYDYEFDKNISDCRAEVLTTSNSALSSNAVYCFAKSHRNLLWIGDEEGLTYYSYREKRIKSIPIRIGNEDFKYIHDIYETADSELWLASVGMGVVKARIAGTPDNPVIVDAQRYIINDGELGSNYFFTIYAENEANLLFGNKGYGVFRYNETTNGLEPVSTHKYENMTLNNILAISKDSSNNYLFGTSYGLIKYTSETSYQLFNAKNGFLNNTIHAILRNSSDDFWLSTNLGLINFDTKRNVFRSYGFGDGLKVVEFSDGAAFRDSQTGTLFFGGINGVVAIRADGRPEQLYMPPVYFDKLSIFGEQYNLGEFLTRKKETEVLNLQYDQNFFSVSFASVDYLNGNNCTYFYKLKGLSDQWVNNGSESGVSFTNMAPGEYTLLVKYYNSVFDKESDVYSLVIRIGDPWYASWWAYLIYALCLLLLAALLIRSFILRSKRKKQELLNEIEKRHQKNVFESKLRFFTNIAHEFCTPLTLIYGPCGRILSSKGLSKFVVDYVQMIQTNAERLNNLIHELIEFRRIETGNREVRVESLNVSSIVKGIAKTFVEMAKSRNITFLSKIPEQVMWNSDKGFLNTIIINLISNAFKYTPDGQSIKIEVDTSRENMLALRVANEGSTIKEKDFQYIFNRYAILDNFENQDEKNFSRNGLGLAISYNMAKLLNGTLKVENTPDGWVMFTLTLPVVKLTTGVSETKRLTAEYIPKIDTQSILKLPQYEFDKMRPTLLVVDDEIEMLWFIGEIFSADFNVVTLQDPERLDQVMNEVYPNVIICDVMMPGMGGIELTRRIKSVKETAHIPIIVVSGRHEMEQQMEALSAGAEMYITKPFSAEYLRISVCQVIERKEVLKNYFSSPISSFEKSDGKLTHKESKKFLQSVLKIINDNITNKDLTPRYIADRLAISPRSLYRKMEEIGEDSPTDLIKECRLHIAKDLLLTTKKTIDEIVFDSGFSNKVTFFKVFREKYECTPKEFRMKHLEEVQQ, from the coding sequence ATGGGAAAACAGTCGGTTTTTATTCTATTCTTTTTTCTTAATCTGTTGATACATAACGCTTATGCTTATAATTTGAAGCAAGTTGCAGATAAAGAGTATATGTCTAATAGTTCGATTACATCTCTGTGCCAGGATGAGCGTGGATTGATGTGGATTGGGACCTGCGACGGGCTGAATATTTATGATGGACAGGAGATTGAGGAATTTAAGACTCGTGACAAGGAGGATTACTTATCTGGTAATCTGATTGACAATATTGTGTATACGGGCGAAGATATTTACTGGATTCAAACCTACTATGGGCTGAACCGTTTGAACCGGAAAACCAATACAATCACTCACTATAATGAATTTCAGAAACTCTTCTTTATGAATAAGGATAGTCATGGTAATCTGTTCATTATCCAGGATAGTAACTGCATTTATTATTATCATAAAAAAGAAGGAGTCTTCAAGAAAATCAATATCACGGGAATCCCGATTTCCGATATCGTAAACTTCTTTATCGACGGTAACAACCGGATGTGGGTAGTCATGAAAGGATATAACCGCTGTTATGATATACAGCAGGAAGCCGCATCGGGAGATATCACCCTGTTACCCCAGAAAACGAACCTGATTTATCAGACTTCCTTGATTTATTGTTTCAATGACGAGCAATCTCTTTATTACATAGACAAGGAATTTAATTTCTATGCTTTCCATATTCCGACCCAGAAGAATGAGTTTATTGCCAATCTAGGTAAAGAAATACAGGAACGTGGCAAAATTTCTTCCATCGTTCATTATCATAACAGCTATTTTGTGGGCTTTTTGATGGATGGTATTCTGCTGTTGGAGAAACAGAAGGAGACGAATCATTATCAAATTCAGTCGTTACCTATCAACAGCGGTGTATTCTGTCTCAAGAAAGACCGTTTTCAGGATGTTGTTTGGATTGGTACCGACGGGCAGGGTGTTTATCTTTATTCGAACCCGCTTTATTCTATCAAATCAATGGTGCTTAGCAATTATACCGAGAAAATAGAACGCCCCGTGCGTGCCATCTATCTTGATGATGAACGTACTTTCTGGGTGGGAACCAAAGGAAACGGAATTCTTAAAATCTATGATTACGAATTCGATAAAAACATCTCCGACTGTCGGGCGGAGGTGTTGACTACCTCTAATAGTGCTTTGAGTAGTAATGCCGTTTATTGTTTTGCCAAGAGCCACCGGAATTTGCTTTGGATAGGAGACGAAGAAGGATTAACTTATTATTCATATCGGGAAAAACGTATCAAGAGTATACCAATACGGATCGGTAACGAAGATTTCAAATACATCCATGACATTTACGAAACAGCAGATTCCGAACTGTGGCTGGCGAGTGTCGGCATGGGAGTGGTGAAAGCTCGTATTGCCGGAACACCGGACAATCCGGTGATTGTGGATGCGCAACGTTACATCATCAATGACGGCGAACTGGGATCGAACTATTTCTTTACTATTTATGCGGAGAATGAAGCCAACCTGTTGTTTGGCAATAAAGGATATGGGGTATTCCGCTATAACGAAACGACGAATGGCCTGGAACCGGTGTCTACTCACAAATACGAAAACATGACCCTGAATAATATTCTCGCTATCAGTAAAGACAGCAGCAATAACTATCTTTTCGGAACGAGCTACGGATTGATAAAGTACACATCGGAAACCTCTTATCAGCTCTTCAATGCCAAGAATGGTTTCCTGAATAATACCATTCATGCAATTCTTAGAAACTCGTCCGACGACTTCTGGTTGAGCACCAATCTTGGATTAATCAATTTCGATACGAAAAGGAATGTCTTTCGTTCATACGGTTTTGGAGATGGTTTAAAGGTGGTAGAGTTTAGTGACGGAGCCGCTTTTCGGGATTCCCAGACTGGTACTCTGTTCTTTGGCGGAATCAATGGAGTCGTAGCTATCCGGGCGGATGGCCGTCCGGAGCAGCTTTATATGCCTCCTGTTTATTTTGATAAGCTGTCTATCTTCGGTGAACAATACAATCTGGGCGAATTTCTCACCCGGAAAAAAGAAACTGAAGTCTTGAATTTGCAGTATGACCAGAATTTCTTTTCTGTTTCATTTGCCTCTGTGGATTATCTGAATGGTAATAACTGTACCTATTTCTATAAACTGAAAGGATTGAGTGACCAATGGGTAAACAATGGTTCGGAAAGCGGAGTCTCTTTTACGAATATGGCTCCCGGCGAATATACCTTACTGGTGAAATATTACAATAGTGTTTTTGATAAAGAGAGTGATGTCTATTCTCTGGTGATTCGTATAGGTGATCCGTGGTATGCTTCCTGGTGGGCTTATTTGATTTATGCCCTGTGTCTGCTTTTACTGGCAGCCTTGCTGATACGTTCCTTTATCCTGCGCTCCAAACGTAAAAAGCAGGAATTGCTGAACGAGATAGAGAAACGCCATCAAAAGAATGTCTTTGAGTCCAAACTTCGTTTCTTTACTAATATCGCACATGAATTTTGTACTCCGCTGACTTTGATTTATGGTCCTTGCGGACGAATCCTTTCATCGAAGGGACTTAGTAAATTTGTCGTGGACTACGTACAGATGATTCAGACGAATGCGGAGCGTCTCAACAACCTGATTCATGAGTTGATCGAATTCCGTCGGATTGAAACGGGAAACAGGGAAGTGCGGGTTGAGTCATTGAATGTGTCTTCCATTGTGAAAGGAATAGCCAAAACGTTTGTTGAAATGGCTAAATCCAGAAACATCACTTTCTTGAGCAAGATACCCGAGCAGGTGATGTGGAACTCGGACAAAGGATTCCTGAATACAATTATTATTAATCTGATTTCTAATGCCTTTAAATATACTCCCGACGGACAGAGTATCAAGATTGAAGTGGATACGAGCCGGGAAAATATGCTGGCTCTTCGTGTAGCAAATGAAGGAAGTACCATCAAGGAAAAGGATTTTCAGTATATTTTTAATCGGTATGCCATTTTGGATAATTTCGAGAATCAGGATGAAAAGAACTTTTCACGGAACGGACTGGGGCTAGCCATCTCTTATAATATGGCAAAGTTGCTGAATGGTACGTTGAAAGTGGAAAATACTCCTGACGGATGGGTGATGTTTACACTAACCTTGCCGGTCGTGAAACTGACTACCGGAGTGTCGGAAACCAAGCGGCTCACAGCGGAATACATCCCTAAGATAGATACTCAATCGATACTGAAACTTCCCCAGTATGAGTTTGATAAGATGCGTCCTACGCTTTTGGTTGTCGATGATGAAATCGAAATGCTATGGTTTATTGGAGAAATCTTCTCGGCTGACTTCAATGTGGTAACCTTGCAAGATCCTGAACGGCTGGATCAGGTGATGAATGAGGTTTATCCGAATGTGATTATCTGTGATGTCATGATGCCGGGAATGGGTGGCATTGAACTGACCAGGCGGATTAAATCGGTGAAAGAGACGGCGCATATTCCTATTATTGTGGTTTCCGGACGGCACGAGATGGAACAACAGATGGAAGCCCTTTCTGCCGGTGCGGAAATGTATATCACAAAACCGTTTAGTGCGGAGTATCTTCGTATCTCTGTCTGTCAGGTGATAGAACGGAAAGAGGTGTTGAAAAATTATTTCAGTTCGCCGATCAGTTCTTTTGAAAAGTCGGACGGGAAGTTGACGCATAAAGAGTCGAAGAAGTTCCTTCAGTCGGTTTTGAAGATTATCAATGATAATATAACGAACAAAGATTTGACTCCGCGTTATATCGCCGATCGACTGGCAATCAGTCCCCGGAGTCTTTATCGGAAGATGGAAGAGATAGGAGAGGATAGCCCGACCGATCTGATTAAGGAATGTCGTTTGCACATAGCGAAAGATTTATTGCTGACCACTAAAAAGACGATTGATGAAATTGTATTCGATTCGGGATTCTCGAACAAAGTTACTTTCTTTAAGGTGTTCCGTGAAAAGTATGAGTGCACGCCAAAAGAGTTTCGGATGAAACATTTGGAAGAGGTTCAGCAGTAG